Proteins encoded by one window of Arachis ipaensis cultivar K30076 chromosome B04, Araip1.1, whole genome shotgun sequence:
- the LOC107635421 gene encoding phenolic glucoside malonyltransferase 1 has protein sequence MASSNNNISIKILDKYTVSPPPTPSTGVTVSLPLTFFDLFWVRFHPVERVFFYKLHSPPSFFIEHVLPKLKTSLSLTLQHFLPLAGNLLWPSHSDKPILQYNLGDGVSLLIAESDADFNHLLGYNSPREASETRCFVPELETLESRAALMSLQITLFPNSGFSIGISTHHAALDGKSSTMFIKAWASICQSLEEEQKESPTLVREFEPFFDREVIKDPKDVGLLLLNHWSDVMSKMFPDENNIKKSLKILPFEPKVKDSVRATFKLTRSDLEKVKKKVLSNWNSNVNNGNDEESTNTPPSTLSTFVLTCSYVLVCIAKAINGVFKERQKFGFAFTGDCRKRLEPPIPENYCGNCVWGNFVDAKPEDYVKENGVVLVAKGIYKTTKMLGIEGFRGVEASAFDKYMNMAKEGVEIIGIAGSNRFGVYGIDFGWGKPEKVEIASIDRGLTMGLAENSDGNEGGVEVGLVLNKQVMDLFRTLFREGLEDD, from the coding sequence atggCTTCTTCTAACAACAACATCTCCATCAAAATCCTTGACAAATACACAGTTTCTCCACCACCAACGCCATCAACCGGTGTTACTGTTTCTCTACCTCTCACTTTCTTTGACTTGTTCTGGGTTCGCTTCCACCCCGTTGAGCGTGTCTTCTTCTACAAACTTCACTCTCCTCCATCTTTCTTCATCGAACATGTGCTTCCCAAGCTCAAAACCTCGCTCTCTCTTACCCTCCAACACTTCCTCCCTCTTGCTGGAAACCTACTTTGGCCTTCTCATTCAGATAAACCAATTCTTCAATACAATCTTGGTGATGGTGTTTCACTTCTCATAGCAGAATCCGATGCAGATTTCAACCATCTTTTGGGCTATAACTCACCGCGTGAAGCTTCTGAAACTCGATGCTTTGTACCAGAACTGGAAACACTGGAATCTCGTGCTGCTCTTATGTCTCTTCAGATTACTCTCTTCCCGAACAGTGGATTCAGCATCGGAATCAGCACCCACCATGCTGCTCTCGATGGGAAATCTTCCACCATGTTCATCAAAGCATGGGCTTCCATATGTCAAAGCCTTGAAGAAGAACAGAAAGAATCACCCACTTTGGTTCGCGAATTCGAGCCTTTCTTTGATAGAGAAGTTATCAAAGATCCAAAGGATGTTGGACTCTTGTTATTGAACCATTGGTCGGATGTCATGTCCAAAATGTTCCCTGATGAGAACAACATCAAGAAAAGCTTGAAGATTCTACCGTTCGAACCCAAGGTGAAGGACTCGGTTCGTGCAACGTTCAAGCTCACGCGTTCAGATTTGGAGAAGGTGAAGAAAAAGGTGTTGTCCAATTGGAACAGCAACGTTAATAACGGTAATGATGAAGAATCTACAAACACACCACCTAGTACTCTTTCTACTTTTGTTCTAACATGCAGCTATGTCTTGGTTTGTATCGCTAAGGCGATTAATGGAGTTTTTAAGGAGAGACAAAAATTCGGGTTCGCTTTCACTGGTGATTGTAGGAAGAGGTTAGAGCCTCCAATACCTGAAAATTATTGTGGTAACTGTGTGTGGGGTAATTTTGTGGATGCAAAACCAGAGGACTATGTTAAAGAAAATGGAGTGGTTCTTGTCGCTAAGGGAATTTACAAGACGACAAAAATGTTGGGTATTGAAGGTTTTCGTGGTGTAGAAGCATCAGCGTTTGATAAGTACATGAATATGGCTAAAGAAGGAGTTGAAATAATTGGTATTGCTGGTTCCAATAGGTTTGGTGTTTATGGTATTGATTTTGGTTGGGGAAAACCTGAAAAAGTTGAGATAGCTTCGATTGATAGAGGTCTAACGATGGGTTTGGCTGAGAATAGTGATGGCAATGAAGGTGGGGTCGAGGTTGGTCTTGTTCTTAACAAGCAGGTGATGGATCTGTTTCGGACTTTGTTTCGTGAAGGACTTGAAGATGATTAA